In the genome of Calditrichota bacterium, the window GAAAGTAAGACCAGAATGATAGCTTGCATCACCAGCATTAAGCGGTGCATATACTTTTTTAAAATCCTGCAACTGTTTAGGCTGATGCGGATTTTTGAAAATATCAACATATTCTTTTTTTGCCAGGTGCGATTTAGGATAAAAATAGAGGCAACCTTTTTCTTTTGGGGCATTATCCAGAGAGAGCCAAATTGTGGTGCTTAATTCGGGGTTTGATAAAGGCCAGTAGCTACTGTCCTGGTGAACAGGAGTTGCCCTTCCTCCGGCTTCTTTAAAAAGTGCCTGGTCATGCCATAATCGTATTCCATCTACCCGCATTAAATCTCTGGCAATCCCGGCAAACCTTTTTCCAAAAACATAGTCTTTGACAGGTTGAAAATCGAAAGCCAAAAAACCACATTGAAGAAATGATTGTTCATAAGGGCTTTTTTCTGAAAGTGATCTTTCATCTTCTTTTTTGCGAATCAATACAGCCGCTTCCATTACAGTTTTGGCAAACTCC includes:
- a CDS encoding phytanoyl-CoA dioxygenase family protein, which gives rise to MIQLNGITITEAKEILKSQTPKEVLTFYNEPYNITEEQIEFYNQNGFIILKDVLIGPALEFAKTVMEAAVLIRKKEDERSLSEKSPYEQSFLQCGFLAFDFQPVKDYVFGKRFAGIARDLMRVDGIRLWHDQALFKEAGGRATPVHQDSSYWPLSNPELSTTIWLSLDNAPKEKGCLYFYPKSHLAKKEYVDIFKNPHQPKQLQDFKKVYAPLNAGDASYHSGLTFHGTEENTTGDLREGMTMIYIHDGNRFDGSDRRNATHKSCEGLKNGEKIDTKYTPKLI